A single Molothrus aeneus isolate 106 chromosome 9, BPBGC_Maene_1.0, whole genome shotgun sequence DNA region contains:
- the KIAA0040 gene encoding uncharacterized protein KIAA0040 homolog — MQQKISSFFNSILELIRTKHEEGVFNTVCLAVLLGLPFVVLLAFIFICCHCCFCRRRGESTGKGGPSSNGQLHAERNKKKKKKKKKQDEEDLWISAQPKLLLLDKRPSLPI; from the coding sequence ATGCAGCAGAAGATCAGCTCTTTCTTTAATTCCATCTTGGAGCTCATCCGTACCAAGCATGAGGAAGGCGTCTTCAACACTGTCTGCCTGGCCGTGCTCTTGGGTCTGCCCTTTGTTGTTCTCCTTGCCTTCATTTTCATCTGCTGCCATTGCTGCTTCTGCAGAAGGAGGGGAGAAAGCACAGGGAAAGGTGGCCCCAGCAGCAATGGGCAGCTGCATGCTGAGaggaacaagaagaaaaagaagaagaagaagaagcaggatGAAGAGGACCTGTGGATCTCAGCTCAGCCCAAGCTGCTCTTGCTGGACAAGAGACCCTCCTTGCCCATCTAG